The Sphingobacteriales bacterium nucleotide sequence TTGCATCTGTTTCATGTATTTATGGCTTAGGTAATCCAACTGAATATAAAAATCAAATTATTCATTTACAAATTGGACAAACTGTATCAAGAAATACTTTCTTATTCGAATTGGTTTCTGTATTGTATGCCAGAACAACTGATGAATTTGAGCGTGGCAATTTTAGAGTAATTGGCGACACTGTTGAGGTATTTGTTGCCTATGATGATTATGCCTATCGTATTACATTTTGGGGCGATGAAATTGAAAACTTAGAAGTAATTGACCCAAAAACTGGAAGAAAAATAGAAAGTAGAAAACAGATTTCTATCTATCCAGCCAACATATATATTGCACCAAAGGATATGATGCCTACAATAATCTCAGAAATACAAGATGAATTGTATGCTCAGATTCAATATTATAATTCTGTAGGAAAGATAGCAGAAGCAAAAAGAATTGAAGAAAAGACAAATTTCGATTTGGAAATGATGCGAGAATTAGGTTACTGTTCTGGCATAGAAAATTACTCAAGATATTTTGATAGAAGAAATATTGGCGAAAGACCATTCTGTTTGTTAGATTATTTCCCAGATGATTTTTTATTAGTTGTTGATGAAAGCCATGTTTCTATTCCACAAGTTGGTGCCATGAGTGGTGGTGACAGAAGTAGAAAACAAAACTTGGTAGAATATGGTTTTAGGTTGCCTTCTGCATTAGACAATAGACCATTAAATTTTCATGAGTTTGAAAGTATAGTTAATCAAACAATATATGTTTCTGCGACTCCTGGTGATTATGAGTTACTTCAAACTGAAGGAGAATTTATAGAACAGATTGTAAGACCAACTGGCTTATTGGACCCACCAATTGTTGTAAAGCCAAGTATTAACCAAATTGATGATTTGCTTGAACAAATTAGACTTCGTAAAGAAAAAGATGAACGAGTTTTGGTTACTACATTAACCAAAAGAATGTCTGAAGAATTAACAAAATATTTAACAAAACTAAATATAAAATGTAAATATATACATAGTGATGTAGACACGATGGATAGAGTAGAAATAATCCAAGGTTTGCGTTTGGGTGATTTTGATGTTTTGATTGGTGTAAATTTATTAAGAGAAGGTTTGGATATTCCTGAAGTAAGTTTGGTTGCAATTTTGGATGCAGACAAGGAAGGATTTTTAAGAAATACACGTTCTTTAACGCAGACAGCAGGACGTGCAGCCAGAAATGCAAATGGTTTGGTTATTTTTTATGCTGATAAAATAACTAAAAGTATGCAACAAACTATTGATGAAACGAATAGAAGACGTGAAAAACAAATTGCCTATAATATTGAGCATAATATTACACCAAAAACAATTTATAAGTCTAAAGAAGACATCATTAATAGTGCAAGTATTTTAGATGTAAGAAACAATAAAAAACCAAAACCAACTGAAGATAAAAATCCATTGAATATTGCTGCCGAAGAACAAACAAAGTATTATACAAAAGAACAACTAAAGCAAGCTATAGAAAAAACAAAGAAAGCTATGCAAAAAGCTGCGCAAAAAATGGACTTTATGGAAGCTGCACGTCTAAGAGATGAAATGTATCAATTAGAAAAGCTATTATAACATATATTTCTTATAGAAATTTTGGAATACAATTAATGCCCAAATTTTTGCATGTACATCATTTGTATTGTTTGAAGACAAATTTCTTTTGAGTGTTTTGATATAATTCACATCAAAAATATTTTGATGTCTAATAAATTCTTCATCAAAAATTTCCTTATCTATATATGATTTTAAATCTGTTCTAAACCATTGTAACAATGGCACTTCAAAGCCTTTTTTTGGTCTATTGTACAATTCTTCTGGCAATACTTTTCTAAATGTATCTTGTACAATTCTTTTCTTCTGTTGCGCGTTTATCTTAGATGAAACTGGTAATGAAAATGCGTATTCAACTACTCTATAATCTAAAAAAGGTGTGCGTATTTCCAAAGAGTTTCGCATACTCATTCTATCTACTTTTACCAACATGTCGTAAGCCAAAACTAAAGCAACATCAGCACGTAGACAATCATTTAATGTACCATCATGTTGAATAAACTGCGTAAAATTTTGTCTAGTTTTTATTATTTCTGGCAATACTTGTTGCGTCTTGTCTTTTAGAATTGAGTTTACTTCATTAAAATTCATAAAACTACACCATTTCCAATATCGTTCTGCTGCATCTAAGTTCATGCCTTCTGCAAATCGCTCTAACTGTCTTATTTTATTACTTATTCCTCCACTTCTAGATTTTGGTAATGACTTCCAAATAGGCAACAGTTCTTGTATTAATTTTGCTTTCCAACCACCATTTCTACTTTGCCATTCACCGTAGTGTTTGTTGTATCCAGCAAATAATTCGTCGCCACCATCGCCAGAAAGTGCTACTGTTACATGCTTTTTGGTATATTTTGATAATAGATTTACCAACAAAGCTGATGAGTCTGCAAATGGCTCGTCTGTATAGTCTAATAATTCATGCAAACTATCTAACAAATCATCATTCTTTAGTTTGAATACAGTATGGTTTGTATTAAAATGCTTGGCTACTAAATTTGCGTAATGTGTTT carries:
- the uvrB gene encoding excinuclease ABC subunit UvrB; its protein translation is MNFEIHSHFRPAGDQPSAIQKLVDGLNHHEKHQTLLGVTGSGKTFTVANVVEQIQRPTLVLSHNKTLVAQLYTEFKTFFPDNRVEYFVSYYDYYQPEAYVPTTDTYIEKDLSINSEIEKLRLSTTSALMSGRRDVLVVASVSCIYGLGNPTEYKNQIIHLQIGQTVSRNTFLFELVSVLYARTTDEFERGNFRVIGDTVEVFVAYDDYAYRITFWGDEIENLEVIDPKTGRKIESRKQISIYPANIYIAPKDMMPTIISEIQDELYAQIQYYNSVGKIAEAKRIEEKTNFDLEMMRELGYCSGIENYSRYFDRRNIGERPFCLLDYFPDDFLLVVDESHVSIPQVGAMSGGDRSRKQNLVEYGFRLPSALDNRPLNFHEFESIVNQTIYVSATPGDYELLQTEGEFIEQIVRPTGLLDPPIVVKPSINQIDDLLEQIRLRKEKDERVLVTTLTKRMSEELTKYLTKLNIKCKYIHSDVDTMDRVEIIQGLRLGDFDVLIGVNLLREGLDIPEVSLVAILDADKEGFLRNTRSLTQTAGRAARNANGLVIFYADKITKSMQQTIDETNRRREKQIAYNIEHNITPKTIYKSKEDIINSASILDVRNNKKPKPTEDKNPLNIAAEEQTKYYTKEQLKQAIEKTKKAMQKAAQKMDFMEAARLRDEMYQLEKLL
- the asnB gene encoding asparagine synthase (glutamine-hydrolyzing) codes for the protein MCGIAGVYAISSKVDTPKDVLQNVATSLNKRGPDNQSIVEIQNVVLVHARLSIIDVSSSANQPFFDKEKRYTIVFNGEIFNYQTIKEDLINLGYNFSTTSDTEVLLYAYIHYKEKCLERLNGFFSFAIYDTHTNELFIALDRYGVKPLYYSIYDNKIYFASELKAMLVFPLPRELNWTAVSLYFQLNYIPDEHSIFKHIYKLKPGHCITIKDNKVEAKQWYFLPYNAQEAEKSPLNYQQQQDKLYELLDDAVRLRLVADVPLGAFLSGGIDSSVMVALASKYTQNLNTFSIGFEDASFFDETHYANLVAKHFNTNHTVFKLKNDDLLDSLHELLDYTDEPFADSSALLVNLLSKYTKKHVTVALSGDGGDELFAGYNKHYGEWQSRNGGWKAKLIQELLPIWKSLPKSRSGGISNKIRQLERFAEGMNLDAAERYWKWCSFMNFNEVNSILKDKTQQVLPEIIKTRQNFTQFIQHDGTLNDCLRADVALVLAYDMLVKVDRMSMRNSLEIRTPFLDYRVVEYAFSLPVSSKINAQQKKRIVQDTFRKVLPEELYNRPKKGFEVPLLQWFRTDLKSYIDKEIFDEEFIRHQNIFDVNYIKTLKRNLSSNNTNDVHAKIWALIVFQNFYKKYML